In Arthrobacter sp. QXT-31, one genomic interval encodes:
- a CDS encoding helicase associated domain-containing protein → MKSRDTRPGSGLLWLSFAHGSPYTRGADPRQTALQNVMTMVDQEHAGPLETPRDAHPEWTLMYRKGMSRKKIAELARVKASAVAAHLAAVKAADPALKTEHRAATAAGKSYAAPGLKRLYQLLAMVDATGRYPSRNAEDKAERELAQWLRRRRRDADAGILHPVIAEGLSVLPDWRRRPREVREEQQWQDHLQQLAAYRAAGHPWPRTTPGVAVPEKELGGWLRSQRYKFRHGDLTPDRTDALDAALPGWRAGRKAAGGDSPPDEDY, encoded by the coding sequence GTGAAAAGTAGGGACACCCGGCCGGGCAGCGGACTCCTCTGGCTATCCTTTGCCCATGGTTCCCCTTACACCCGGGGTGCGGATCCGCGCCAAACTGCCCTGCAGAACGTCATGACCATGGTGGACCAGGAACACGCCGGCCCTCTCGAGACGCCAAGGGATGCGCATCCGGAGTGGACCCTGATGTACCGCAAGGGCATGTCCCGGAAGAAGATCGCCGAGCTGGCCCGGGTCAAGGCTTCCGCCGTCGCGGCCCACCTTGCGGCAGTCAAGGCCGCCGATCCCGCCCTGAAAACCGAGCACCGCGCAGCAACTGCCGCCGGAAAAAGCTACGCGGCGCCCGGCCTCAAACGCCTGTATCAGCTGCTGGCCATGGTCGACGCAACGGGCCGCTACCCGTCCCGCAACGCCGAGGACAAGGCGGAGCGGGAACTGGCCCAGTGGCTGCGCCGCCGCCGCCGTGATGCGGACGCGGGCATCCTGCATCCGGTCATCGCCGAAGGCCTGTCCGTCCTGCCCGACTGGCGCCGCAGGCCCCGGGAGGTCAGGGAGGAGCAGCAGTGGCAGGACCATCTGCAGCAGCTGGCCGCGTACCGGGCCGCGGGACACCCTTGGCCACGCACCACCCCCGGCGTGGCCGTGCCGGAAAAGGAACTCGGCGGCTGGCTGCGCAGCCAGCGGTACAAGTTCCGCCACGGCGACCTCACCCCTGATCGGACAGACGCGCTGGATGCCGCCCTGCCGGGATGGCGCGCAGGCCGCAAGGCGGCTGGCGGGGATTCCCCGCCTGACGAAGACTACTAG
- a CDS encoding LacI family DNA-binding transcriptional regulator yields the protein MTRSKAGARPSMADVGRLANVSTQTVSRYFTGVGYVRAETRERITAAIEELGYVPNQSARALRTSRTNSVGVLTMGAFVYGSAGVLTGLGFAAREADFTLTIAALNLDFEAKNWEAEARRALAHFKSIQVDGVVVSTPLPGVDKLLAGWDQSTPLITVSELPSSDEGSAGTHSHAAGWEATRHLIGLGHRDILHVAGPSTRNEARERERGYRDAMQSAGLNPQVLDVAKDWSSDAGYQAGEAAESGTFTAVFAANDEIALGFMSAMEKRGLRAPRDFSIVGVDDMPAAAYFSPPLTTMKLDFQALGIATFKMLHHQILTGEPARHYVVEPELVIRDSTSRVAGK from the coding sequence ATGACGAGATCGAAGGCGGGAGCGCGTCCCAGCATGGCCGACGTCGGCAGGCTGGCCAACGTCTCCACCCAGACGGTGTCGCGCTACTTCACGGGCGTCGGTTACGTCCGCGCCGAGACGCGCGAGCGGATCACCGCCGCCATCGAGGAACTGGGGTATGTGCCCAACCAGTCTGCCCGGGCCCTTCGCACCAGCCGGACGAACTCAGTGGGCGTACTGACCATGGGCGCCTTTGTCTACGGAAGCGCGGGCGTGCTCACGGGATTGGGATTTGCGGCCCGCGAGGCCGATTTCACCCTCACGATTGCCGCGCTGAATCTCGACTTTGAGGCAAAGAACTGGGAAGCCGAGGCTCGGCGGGCACTGGCGCATTTCAAGTCCATCCAGGTCGACGGGGTAGTTGTGTCCACACCGCTGCCCGGCGTCGACAAGCTGCTCGCCGGCTGGGACCAGTCGACGCCGCTGATCACGGTTTCGGAGCTTCCGTCCTCCGACGAAGGCTCAGCAGGCACGCATTCGCACGCGGCCGGCTGGGAGGCGACCCGCCACCTCATCGGACTGGGACACCGTGACATCCTGCATGTGGCCGGACCCTCCACCCGCAATGAAGCCCGGGAGCGTGAGCGCGGCTACCGTGATGCCATGCAGAGCGCCGGCCTTAACCCCCAGGTGCTCGATGTCGCCAAGGACTGGTCCTCGGACGCCGGATACCAGGCAGGCGAAGCCGCAGAGTCCGGCACGTTCACGGCTGTTTTCGCCGCGAATGACGAGATTGCCCTCGGCTTCATGAGTGCCATGGAGAAACGCGGACTCCGGGCGCCCCGGGACTTTTCCATCGTCGGGGTGGACGACATGCCTGCCGCCGCCTACTTCTCGCCGCCGCTGACCACCATGAAGCTCGACTTCCAGGCACTGGGCATCGCCACGTTCAAGATGCTCCACCACCAGATCCTGACCGGAGAACCTGCCCGGCATTACGTCGTCGAACCCGAGCTCGTGATCCGTGACTCGACGTCGCGCGTGGCCGGTAAGTAG
- a CDS encoding ABC transporter substrate-binding protein has protein sequence MRLLAKGAVALTAIAVLAGCSAGAGSSASGKTQLDWWVINPASPTAAAAQDKIIKDFEAANPDITIKKTNRAVDAHKDALRTSIGTSAAPDIYDFWAGPGLGGELVKNGASADLSSEYTQYKWPERFTEAALGPAKQYGGYHGVPWKLNGEALYYNKALFEKAGITKLPTTIDELNDAAAKLKDAGITPIEFGGTVNWHVMRLLDTFLEGYCGSETFDKLVTNKANWGQEECVTKSFTNLQKWSKDYFNTGFIGINNDESSALFFSGKAAMALEGDWFNAQIKDNAKAEDFGVFPLPTGTGRMYGFEQAMYITKDSKHKDAAAKFLDFMMSTPVQQETLGQFSTQSVNKEVKPAASDELSKSWNGIFENAEGLYMNNDQNLTQAQTTEYWRIQNLVATGGLDPANAGAEFQKFLDSSK, from the coding sequence ATGCGTTTGCTTGCCAAAGGCGCTGTTGCTCTGACCGCCATTGCCGTTCTGGCTGGCTGCTCCGCCGGAGCCGGCTCCTCTGCTTCCGGCAAGACCCAACTCGACTGGTGGGTGATCAACCCGGCCTCCCCGACTGCGGCTGCGGCCCAGGACAAGATCATCAAGGATTTCGAAGCAGCAAATCCGGACATCACCATCAAGAAGACCAACCGCGCCGTTGACGCGCACAAGGACGCGCTGCGGACCTCCATCGGCACCTCCGCCGCTCCCGACATCTACGACTTCTGGGCAGGGCCAGGCCTCGGCGGCGAGCTGGTCAAGAACGGCGCCAGCGCCGACCTCAGCAGCGAGTACACCCAGTACAAGTGGCCGGAGCGTTTCACCGAGGCTGCACTTGGGCCGGCCAAGCAGTATGGCGGCTACCACGGCGTTCCGTGGAAGCTCAACGGCGAAGCCCTCTACTACAACAAAGCCCTGTTCGAAAAGGCCGGCATCACCAAGCTGCCGACGACCATCGACGAGCTGAACGACGCCGCCGCCAAGCTCAAGGACGCCGGCATCACCCCGATCGAGTTCGGCGGCACCGTCAACTGGCACGTCATGCGCCTGCTGGACACCTTCCTTGAGGGCTACTGCGGCTCCGAGACGTTCGACAAGCTGGTCACCAACAAGGCCAACTGGGGCCAGGAGGAATGCGTCACCAAGTCCTTCACCAACCTCCAGAAATGGTCCAAGGACTACTTCAACACCGGCTTCATCGGCATCAACAACGACGAGTCGTCCGCCCTGTTCTTCAGCGGCAAGGCCGCCATGGCACTCGAGGGCGACTGGTTCAACGCCCAGATCAAGGACAACGCCAAGGCCGAAGACTTCGGTGTGTTCCCCCTGCCCACCGGGACCGGGCGCATGTACGGCTTTGAGCAGGCCATGTACATCACCAAGGACAGCAAGCACAAGGATGCCGCGGCCAAGTTCCTGGACTTCATGATGTCCACTCCGGTCCAGCAGGAAACCCTGGGCCAGTTCTCCACCCAGTCGGTGAACAAGGAAGTCAAGCCCGCGGCCTCGGACGAACTGAGCAAGTCCTGGAACGGCATCTTCGAGAACGCCGAGGGCCTGTACATGAACAACGACCAGAACCTCACCCAGGCCCAGACCACTGAGTACTGGCGGATCCAGAACCTGGTTGCAACCGGAGGCCTGGACCCGGCCAACGCCGGCGCTGAATTCCAGAAGTTCCTCGATTCGAGCAAGTAG
- a CDS encoding carbohydrate ABC transporter permease, producing the protein MSKLTATRLETLPGPVTRQPSKKPLLKRIAGGGFVAALPFLAPALAAYVVFVIGPMVSAVRLSLFEWSGFNADPQVFVGFKNYVRLFTADPVFWTAMQNTIVWVLLSLVIPTSLGLVMALALNRPIFGRNLFRSVFYIPGVLAPIAIANMWRWMYNPNYGVFSELARAWHIGDGSGVTFLSDPKVAIYAIFAAFVWQIAGLNMVLFLAGLQSVSKELVESARLDGANNWKVFRHVTFPALRPTVVVVLVLTIVHSIKVFDLVVGMTGGGPAQSSQVLALWSYSQSFLQHDFGMGNAVATVLLGITLVLVIPYLIWSTKGNED; encoded by the coding sequence TTGTCTAAGCTCACAGCCACGCGCCTGGAGACACTACCGGGCCCCGTTACGCGGCAACCATCAAAGAAGCCGCTCCTGAAGCGCATCGCCGGCGGCGGCTTCGTCGCAGCCCTGCCCTTCCTCGCTCCCGCCCTGGCAGCCTACGTTGTCTTCGTCATCGGCCCGATGGTCAGCGCCGTGCGCCTGAGCCTCTTCGAGTGGTCCGGCTTCAACGCGGACCCGCAGGTATTCGTCGGCTTCAAGAACTACGTCCGGCTCTTCACCGCCGATCCGGTGTTCTGGACCGCCATGCAGAACACGATCGTCTGGGTTCTGCTCTCCCTGGTGATCCCCACCAGCCTCGGCCTGGTGATGGCCCTGGCACTGAACCGGCCCATCTTCGGCCGGAACCTGTTCCGCTCCGTCTTCTACATTCCCGGCGTCCTGGCGCCGATCGCCATCGCCAACATGTGGCGCTGGATGTACAACCCGAACTACGGCGTCTTCTCCGAACTCGCCAGGGCGTGGCACATCGGTGACGGCTCGGGCGTCACGTTCCTCAGCGACCCCAAGGTGGCCATCTACGCCATCTTCGCCGCCTTCGTCTGGCAGATCGCGGGCCTGAACATGGTCCTCTTCCTCGCCGGCCTGCAAAGCGTCTCCAAGGAACTGGTCGAATCGGCCCGCCTGGACGGGGCTAACAACTGGAAAGTCTTCCGGCACGTGACGTTCCCGGCCCTCCGGCCCACCGTCGTCGTCGTTCTGGTGCTGACCATCGTCCACTCCATCAAGGTCTTCGACCTCGTGGTCGGCATGACCGGCGGCGGCCCGGCCCAGTCCTCGCAGGTGCTGGCCCTGTGGTCCTACTCCCAGTCCTTCCTGCAGCACGACTTCGGCATGGGCAACGCGGTGGCCACGGTGCTGCTGGGCATCACCCTTGTCCTTGTCATCCCCTACCTGATCTGGTCCACCAAAGGAAACGAAGACTGA
- a CDS encoding carbohydrate ABC transporter permease: MSTLTLGRAKHADGTARPRRNVDYVRIGLWLALAVTMVIWAMPLIFVIFTSLKSEAAIFSTSSFAFPGSPEWQNYTEALETGNLLTAGGNSLLIAAIKVPLGLLFSAAAAFGLSRIRFKHSKLLLGAFALGSMVPIQVALGPLFKTILDMGLLNHPLGVILPYIGFGLPIQVFILHGFFSAVPKEIDESVRVDGGGNWRLFWQIILPLSKPALAALFILDFVATWNEYAIALVILQDQAAQTIPLAIQGFQSQFTSSYGPLNAFTIMSILPVMIVYLLFQRYFVQGMFTGAVKG, encoded by the coding sequence ATGAGCACCCTCACTCTCGGGCGCGCAAAGCACGCCGACGGGACCGCCCGTCCACGCCGCAACGTCGACTACGTCAGGATCGGCCTCTGGCTCGCCCTGGCCGTGACCATGGTCATCTGGGCCATGCCCCTGATCTTCGTGATCTTCACGTCCCTGAAGTCAGAAGCCGCCATCTTCTCCACCTCGTCCTTCGCGTTCCCCGGCTCGCCTGAATGGCAGAACTACACCGAGGCGCTGGAGACCGGCAACCTCCTCACCGCCGGCGGCAACAGCCTCCTCATCGCAGCGATCAAGGTCCCCCTGGGCCTGCTGTTCTCCGCCGCTGCGGCCTTCGGCCTGTCCCGGATCCGCTTCAAGCACAGCAAGCTGCTGCTCGGAGCCTTCGCGCTTGGTTCCATGGTGCCCATCCAGGTGGCCCTCGGCCCGCTGTTCAAGACCATCCTGGACATGGGCCTGCTCAATCACCCGCTCGGCGTGATCCTGCCCTACATCGGCTTCGGACTGCCCATCCAGGTCTTCATCCTGCACGGCTTCTTCAGCGCCGTGCCGAAAGAGATCGACGAGAGCGTCCGCGTAGACGGCGGCGGCAACTGGCGGCTGTTCTGGCAGATCATCCTGCCCCTGTCCAAGCCGGCCCTGGCTGCCCTGTTCATCCTGGACTTCGTGGCCACCTGGAACGAATACGCGATCGCCCTTGTCATCCTCCAGGACCAGGCCGCACAGACCATCCCGCTGGCCATCCAGGGCTTCCAGTCCCAGTTCACCAGCTCCTACGGCCCGCTGAACGCCTTCACCATCATGTCCATCCTGCCCGTGATGATCGTCTACCTGCTGTTCCAGCGCTACTTCGTCCAGGGCATGTTCACCGGCGCCGTCAAGGGCTAA
- a CDS encoding DUF5605 domain-containing protein, whose amino-acid sequence MATFTAQTPLFDVMRDPAGHEILASHVPDLAANPLLHTLYHYQLGLILGTEESLRDDPQKRAEILAKIEALDPVPAGQDRSVRDIERPSGYEPDSVETGSAAAEYPAEARKWQRFELTLQGSSHGNPFTDVDLHATFSNGDRTLRVPGFYDGNGTYRIRLLVPAEGGWSFTTESNARSLDQITGSFTAAGTEPASRGVVRVADKFHFAYDDGTPYLPIGTTSYVWTHQGNELEEQTLASLKSGPFNKMRMCVFPKSYLFNENEPGIYPYEGSLQEGFDYTRPNPAYYHHLERRISQLEELGVEADLILFHAYDRWGFSTMNAAADDLYVKYVTARLASHRNIWWSLANEYDLMFEKTTEDWERFAAIVQENDPNQHLLSIHNCREFYDHSRPWVTHCSIQRRDIYKTAEMTTEWREQYGKPVVIDECAYEGNIDQGWGNITGEEMTRRFWEGAIRGGYVGHGETYVHPEDILWWAKGGELRGTSPDRIGFLRRILEESPGGHLEPLPGHWDAPSAGIKDRYELIYFGFNQPTYRRFVKPQDQTFQIDVIDTWNMTVETLPGTFSGRFRIELPGRQFVAVRLRAV is encoded by the coding sequence ATGGCGACCTTTACCGCACAGACCCCGCTGTTCGATGTCATGCGCGACCCCGCAGGGCACGAGATCCTGGCCAGCCACGTCCCCGACCTGGCAGCCAACCCCCTGCTGCACACGCTCTACCACTACCAGCTCGGCCTGATCCTCGGCACCGAGGAATCCCTGCGCGACGACCCCCAGAAGAGGGCGGAGATCCTCGCCAAGATCGAGGCGCTGGACCCCGTACCTGCCGGCCAGGACCGCTCCGTGCGGGACATCGAGCGGCCCTCCGGTTACGAACCGGACTCCGTGGAAACCGGCAGCGCCGCCGCCGAGTATCCGGCCGAGGCCCGCAAATGGCAGCGCTTCGAGCTCACCCTCCAGGGTTCCTCGCACGGCAACCCGTTCACCGACGTGGACCTTCACGCGACCTTCAGCAACGGCGACCGGACCCTGCGGGTTCCGGGTTTCTACGACGGGAACGGCACCTACCGCATCCGTCTGCTGGTGCCCGCGGAGGGCGGCTGGTCCTTCACCACGGAAAGCAACGCCCGCTCACTGGACCAGATCACGGGTTCGTTTACAGCGGCAGGCACCGAACCGGCGTCGCGCGGTGTGGTCCGGGTAGCGGATAAGTTCCACTTTGCTTACGACGACGGCACCCCCTACCTGCCGATCGGCACCACCTCCTACGTCTGGACGCACCAGGGCAATGAGCTCGAGGAACAGACGCTCGCGTCCCTGAAATCGGGACCGTTCAACAAAATGCGCATGTGCGTCTTCCCCAAGTCCTACCTGTTCAACGAAAACGAACCCGGGATCTACCCCTACGAGGGATCCCTGCAGGAGGGCTTCGACTACACCCGCCCGAATCCTGCCTACTACCACCACCTGGAACGGCGCATCAGCCAGCTCGAAGAGCTGGGCGTCGAAGCCGACCTGATCCTCTTCCATGCCTACGACCGGTGGGGCTTCTCCACCATGAACGCCGCGGCCGACGACCTCTACGTCAAGTACGTCACCGCCCGCCTGGCCTCGCACCGGAACATCTGGTGGTCCCTGGCCAACGAATACGACCTCATGTTCGAGAAGACCACCGAGGACTGGGAACGCTTCGCGGCCATCGTGCAGGAGAACGACCCGAACCAGCACCTGCTCTCCATCCACAACTGCCGTGAGTTCTACGACCACAGCCGGCCCTGGGTCACGCACTGCAGCATCCAGCGGCGGGACATCTACAAGACCGCCGAGATGACCACCGAATGGCGCGAGCAGTACGGCAAGCCGGTCGTCATCGACGAATGCGCCTACGAGGGCAACATCGACCAGGGCTGGGGCAATATCACCGGCGAGGAAATGACCCGGCGGTTCTGGGAAGGCGCCATCCGCGGAGGCTATGTGGGCCACGGCGAAACCTACGTCCACCCGGAGGACATCCTCTGGTGGGCCAAGGGCGGCGAGCTTCGCGGAACCAGCCCGGACCGGATCGGCTTCCTGCGCCGCATCCTCGAGGAAAGCCCCGGCGGGCACCTCGAACCGCTGCCCGGCCACTGGGACGCCCCCAGTGCAGGCATCAAGGACCGGTACGAACTGATCTACTTCGGGTTCAACCAGCCGACGTACCGCCGGTTCGTCAAGCCGCAGGACCAGACCTTCCAGATCGATGTCATCGATACCTGGAACATGACCGTGGAAACCCTCCCTGGCACGTTCTCCGGCCGGTTTAGGATCGAGCTGCCGGGCAGGCAGTTTGTGGCCGTGCGGCTGCGCGCCGTCTGA
- a CDS encoding SDR family NAD(P)-dependent oxidoreductase translates to MSTRLAGKTALVTGAGSGIGLAVAQRFAAEGARVYFADINAEAAEKAAAATGSELAAALPVDISDEGSVEAAYASVAAGGPLDIVVANAGVQLFGQDAKVGELSLEVWEKTVAVNHRGAFLTLKYAVRALQGRGGSIICTGSPTAVVACGQTFTAYSSSKAGVHGLARVVAADYAREGIRVNTVVPGYTETPLVQTIADDPASRAGLVDSTMLGRAGTAADVEGIMVYLASDESAYATGGLFTVDGGLTAL, encoded by the coding sequence ATGTCCACCAGGCTTGCAGGCAAAACCGCTCTGGTCACCGGCGCCGGATCCGGAATCGGGCTGGCCGTGGCGCAGCGCTTCGCCGCCGAAGGCGCCCGCGTGTACTTCGCCGACATCAACGCCGAAGCTGCCGAAAAGGCAGCCGCGGCCACCGGCAGCGAACTTGCCGCAGCGCTGCCCGTGGACATCTCCGATGAAGGCAGCGTGGAAGCGGCCTACGCCTCCGTCGCGGCCGGCGGACCGCTGGACATCGTGGTGGCCAACGCCGGAGTCCAGCTTTTCGGCCAGGACGCGAAGGTGGGCGAGCTGTCCCTCGAGGTGTGGGAGAAGACCGTGGCCGTCAACCACCGCGGGGCGTTCCTGACGCTCAAGTATGCGGTGCGGGCGCTGCAGGGGAGGGGCGGCTCCATAATCTGCACCGGCAGCCCCACCGCGGTGGTGGCCTGCGGGCAGACGTTCACCGCCTACTCCAGTTCGAAAGCAGGCGTCCACGGACTGGCGCGCGTCGTCGCTGCTGATTACGCCAGGGAGGGCATCCGGGTGAACACCGTGGTCCCCGGCTACACGGAGACGCCGCTCGTGCAGACCATTGCGGATGATCCTGCCAGCCGCGCCGGCCTGGTCGACTCCACCATGCTGGGCCGCGCCGGCACCGCCGCGGATGTCGAAGGCATCATGGTCTACCTCGCCAGCGATGAATCGGCGTACGCAACCGGCGGCCTGTTCACGGTCGACGGCGGCCTTACGGCGCTCTGA
- a CDS encoding GntR family transcriptional regulator, translating into MALARRVTRAEALGEQVVAALRSDILTGDLPPGHLLVEAALAESFGVSRGPVRDALRTLAGEGLIAASGRSYRVVGLDQQDLRDLFALRELLEVAAAQQCAAENPEGLRQEAEAALEDMRTAAEAGNTDAFATADAAFHSAFFTSCGNRRLLAVWEQQVPTFTELFRLTTALDEPLSRSVDWHRQMLDTVYGGDPEAIAAEVRKLVVGGEEQIVTAQHDLLEQRRA; encoded by the coding sequence ATGGCTTTGGCCCGACGCGTGACCCGTGCGGAGGCACTGGGAGAACAGGTTGTGGCAGCGCTGCGGTCCGACATCCTTACAGGCGATCTTCCTCCCGGGCACCTGCTGGTGGAGGCCGCACTCGCGGAATCCTTTGGCGTCAGCCGCGGACCCGTCCGGGACGCCCTGCGAACCCTCGCCGGCGAGGGCCTAATCGCGGCCTCCGGCAGGAGCTACCGGGTTGTCGGCCTGGACCAGCAGGACCTCCGCGACCTCTTCGCACTCCGTGAGCTGCTCGAGGTCGCCGCGGCCCAGCAGTGCGCGGCGGAAAACCCCGAGGGACTGCGCCAGGAAGCAGAAGCCGCCCTGGAGGACATGCGCACCGCGGCCGAAGCCGGCAACACGGACGCGTTTGCCACCGCAGATGCAGCATTCCACTCAGCCTTCTTCACCTCGTGCGGCAACCGCCGGCTCCTGGCGGTCTGGGAGCAGCAGGTACCCACTTTCACGGAGCTATTCCGGCTCACCACAGCACTGGATGAGCCGCTGTCGCGCTCCGTGGACTGGCACCGCCAGATGCTTGACACCGTCTACGGAGGAGACCCGGAGGCCATCGCCGCCGAGGTGCGCAAGCTCGTCGTCGGCGGCGAGGAACAGATCGTCACCGCCCAGCACGATCTGCTGGAGCAGCGGCGCGCCTGA
- a CDS encoding alpha/beta fold hydrolase yields MTFRQGYADNGGLRMYYEVHGEAQTGRAPLLLIPGGGSTIQTNFSSIIPFLSERRLVIAVDEEGHGRTAPTDRPLTAENSAGDVLAVLDQLHLDAVDVLGFSAGGHTALALAMQHPFRVRRLVAASTFFSRDAVPDEFWEGMKAATLDDMPAVYQDADRSINPEPGHLERLFELDRQRILGFPGWTDEELGRITAPTLVLCADQDVVSPEHAVRMSRAIPDARLLIVPGGHGDYLGELAASDGDLQAMHATLPFLQRFLDR; encoded by the coding sequence GTGACGTTCAGGCAGGGATACGCGGACAACGGCGGCCTCCGCATGTACTACGAGGTCCACGGCGAGGCGCAGACAGGCAGGGCACCCCTTCTCCTGATCCCCGGCGGGGGATCCACCATCCAGACGAACTTCTCCAGCATCATTCCGTTCCTGTCCGAGCGCCGCCTGGTGATCGCCGTCGATGAGGAAGGCCACGGCCGGACGGCCCCGACCGATCGGCCGCTCACCGCCGAGAACTCGGCCGGGGACGTCCTGGCGGTCCTCGACCAGCTGCACCTGGACGCGGTGGATGTGCTCGGGTTCAGCGCCGGCGGCCACACCGCCCTCGCTTTGGCCATGCAGCACCCGTTCCGGGTGCGCCGCCTCGTCGCCGCCTCCACGTTTTTCAGCCGGGACGCCGTGCCAGACGAGTTCTGGGAGGGGATGAAGGCGGCCACCCTGGACGACATGCCCGCTGTCTACCAGGACGCCGACCGCAGCATCAATCCCGAGCCCGGCCACCTGGAGCGCCTGTTCGAACTGGACCGGCAGCGCATCCTCGGCTTCCCAGGCTGGACCGACGAGGAGCTCGGCAGAATCACTGCGCCAACCCTGGTGCTCTGCGCCGACCAGGACGTGGTGAGCCCGGAGCACGCAGTGCGCATGAGCCGAGCGATCCCGGATGCCCGCCTCCTGATCGTGCCCGGCGGCCACGGTGACTACCTCGGTGAACTGGCCGCCAGCGACGGCGACCTGCAGGCCATGCACGCTACCCTCCCGTTCCTTCAGCGCTTCCTGGACCGCTAG
- a CDS encoding ABC transporter substrate-binding protein: MLLSRTRAAYALAAVFLSAGCLLTGCAMPADPKGTLGNITGGTLRVGATESVSKSGDWVRLAPGSDPAGIEPDLVRSFAASRGAAVDWRRGSEQDLVSDLKHGDLDLVVGGFADDTPWSKDAGLTRPFAESTDERGKTVKHVMLVPHGENAFLLELDRHLLAQEVTP, from the coding sequence GTGTTGCTCTCCAGGACTCGGGCGGCGTACGCGCTCGCCGCGGTCTTCCTGTCCGCCGGCTGCCTGCTCACCGGTTGCGCCATGCCCGCCGACCCGAAAGGAACGCTGGGAAACATCACGGGAGGAACGCTCCGGGTCGGAGCGACAGAAAGCGTCAGCAAAAGCGGCGACTGGGTCCGGCTGGCTCCAGGCAGTGATCCGGCGGGCATCGAACCGGACCTGGTCCGGAGCTTCGCGGCCTCCCGAGGTGCAGCCGTGGACTGGCGCAGAGGCAGCGAACAGGACCTCGTCAGCGACCTCAAGCACGGGGACCTGGACCTGGTGGTCGGCGGGTTTGCCGACGACACACCATGGTCCAAGGACGCCGGCCTCACCCGCCCCTTCGCGGAAAGCACGGACGAGCGCGGCAAAACCGTCAAGCACGTCATGCTTGTCCCGCACGGCGAGAACGCCTTTCTGCTGGAACTGGACCGCCACCTGCTGGCGCAGGAGGTGACACCGTGA
- a CDS encoding cation transporter: MNRADSKVTARFGHTRLPEEQRAALHKARKLEWLTIAFLAVTVTLVFLVLGSSQAMKAAWIEDLLSFLPPIAFLVAARVIRRPPTEQHPYGYHRAIGVAHVVAAVALLVMGGYLLVDSALALITAEHPTIGGIELFGQTVWLGWLMIGVMLLIALPPVFIGRAKMKVAEKLHDKVLYADADMNKADWMTAVAAAAGVAGIGVGWWWADAAAALVISAGITSDGVKNLRGAVADLMDARARTYDNARPHPLAAQIEAALVDTGWVARARSRIRDEGHVFHVEAFVVPREGVIPSLDHIERARRECVALDWKVQDMVVVPVAELPEEFLPGATPGGER; the protein is encoded by the coding sequence GTGAACCGCGCGGACAGCAAAGTAACAGCCCGGTTCGGGCATACGCGGCTCCCCGAGGAACAGCGCGCAGCCCTCCACAAAGCCAGGAAGCTCGAATGGCTGACCATCGCCTTCCTGGCCGTGACCGTCACGCTGGTCTTCCTGGTGCTGGGCAGTTCGCAGGCCATGAAGGCGGCCTGGATCGAGGACCTGCTCTCTTTCCTGCCGCCCATCGCTTTCCTCGTGGCCGCCCGGGTCATCCGCCGTCCGCCCACCGAGCAGCACCCGTACGGCTACCACCGCGCCATCGGTGTTGCCCACGTCGTGGCGGCCGTCGCCCTGCTCGTGATGGGCGGCTACCTGCTCGTCGACTCCGCACTGGCACTCATCACGGCGGAACACCCCACCATCGGCGGCATCGAGCTTTTCGGCCAGACGGTCTGGCTGGGCTGGCTGATGATCGGCGTCATGCTGCTCATCGCCCTGCCGCCGGTCTTCATCGGCCGGGCCAAGATGAAGGTCGCCGAGAAACTGCACGACAAGGTCCTCTACGCCGACGCGGACATGAACAAGGCCGACTGGATGACGGCGGTGGCCGCCGCCGCCGGAGTGGCGGGCATCGGCGTCGGGTGGTGGTGGGCGGACGCTGCCGCGGCCCTCGTCATTTCGGCCGGCATCACCTCCGACGGCGTCAAAAACCTCCGCGGGGCCGTCGCCGACCTGATGGACGCCCGGGCGAGAACGTACGACAATGCCCGGCCCCATCCGCTTGCCGCGCAGATCGAAGCTGCGCTGGTGGACACCGGATGGGTCGCCCGGGCCAGAAGCCGGATCCGCGACGAAGGCCACGTCTTCCACGTTGAAGCCTTCGTGGTTCCCCGCGAGGGCGTCATCCCGTCCCTGGACCACATCGAACGGGCGCGCCGCGAATGCGTCGCCCTGGACTGGAAAGTGCAGGACATGGTGGTGGTTCCCGTCGCCGAACTGCCTGAGGAGTTCCTGCCGGGAGCCACTCCGGGCGGCGAACGCTAA